The Flavobacteriales bacterium genome contains the following window.
TGTTCCGCGCGAAGCGATGAGGACCACCATCCTGTTGGCCGCTACTGTGCTGACGCTCGCGTCATGCAACCTGGCCCGCATGCAGCACAGCCTGACGGAAGGGCGCTTGGAGCGGGCAGGATATGAAGAGCGAACGTTCCAAGCCACTGATGGTGCCCATCACGTTTGGCACCGCGATTCGGGCAAGCCGAAACTGCTTCTGCTCCATGGCTACACGGGTACGGGTCAATTGCAGTGGAGCAAAACCGCCCAGCTTTTGCGCGAGGACTACGACGTGATCATGCCCGATCTGCTTTGCCATGGCAAGAGCACGACGAAGTGGAGCGGTTTCAACTTCGATGCACAGGTGGCGCATGTGATCTTGTTGCTGGATAGCCTGGGGGTAACCGGTCCGATCCCAGTTGTCGGCAATAGCTACGGAGGAGGTGTTGCAGCACATCTGGCCGAAGTGAGGCCCGAACGCGTGGGCCGGCTTGTGCTGTACGATGCGCTCGTGAGCGACTACACGAAGGCGCTCGCCGAT
Protein-coding sequences here:
- a CDS encoding alpha/beta hydrolase, with the protein product MRTTILLAATVLTLASCNLARMQHSLTEGRLERAGYEERTFQATDGAHHVWHRDSGKPKLLLLHGYTGTGQLQWSKTAQLLREDYDVIMPDLLCHGKSTTKWSGFNFDAQVAHVILLLDSLGVTGPIPVVGNSYGGGVAAHLAEVRPERVGRLVLYDALVSDYTKALADSLARSVGGESMLAVMRTPKVEDVRFGLRLSLYRQWPIPKFVLRQAYELNIKPYRVAQITLLEDLLQRETQLKERRYGWTMPVHLIWGERDRLIPNSTGLAILRRNNLPETHWHVIPRTGHVANIERPKAFVRELRAVLAAP